A part of Vespa crabro chromosome 20, iyVesCrab1.2, whole genome shotgun sequence genomic DNA contains:
- the LOC124431201 gene encoding SUMO-conjugating enzyme UBC9-B, translating to MSGIAIARLAEERKAWRKDHPFGFVARPTKNPDGTLNLMSWECAIPGKKSTPWEGGLYKLRMIFKDDYPSSPPKCKFEPPLFHPNVYPSGTVCLSLLDEEKDWRPAITIKQILLGIQDLLNEPNVKDPAQAEAYTIYCQNRLEYEKRVRAQARAMAPQE from the exons ATGTCAGGCATTGCTATTGCAAGACTCGCCGAAGAGCGAAAAGCATGGAGGAAGGATCATCCGTTT GGCTTTGTGGCAAGGCCAACAAAAAATCCAGATGGTACGCTTAATTTGATGAGTTGGGAATGTGCAATCCCTGGAAAGAAATCT ACTCCTTGGGAAGGTGGATTATATAAATTGCGAATGATCTTTAAAGATGATTATCCTTCTAGTCCACCAAAATGCAAATTCGAACCACCATTATTCCATCCAAATGTATACCCATCTGGAACGGTATGTCTTTCTTTGttggacgaagaaaaagattggCGACCagcaattacaataaaacaaATCCTTTTGGGTATTCAAGATTTACTTAATGAACCTAATGTAAAAGATCCAGCCCAAGCTGAAGCTTACACaatatattg TCAAAATCGCTTGGAATATGAAAAACGTGTAAGGGCTCAGGCAAGAGCAATGGCACctcaagaataa
- the LOC124431275 gene encoding protein singed wings 2 isoform X2, whose protein sequence is MWLIIILMITFESRMMFSRASAKDNETLDCHRINLNIELSECHLKEIGHRLTCFAGIDDKWKTEIVDLRYNYLKEIDLKGFNVPTLSQVYLFGNPLKCTENISWILDLRNGSFAEKIVDREKLRCSVPYNGRPLVPVIEIIMTLKDECKRTLCDCELVYVVGRGGKRTLKQLMAFASVNCSYRNLNELPEFLPANTTTLHLNGNKIKDLTPLVKNPVYKQVLDLYLDDNLVESIVQLDGSYWLDHFRLFSLRGNKLSDVPTYALENVLLQSGSVARLYLGNNPWRCDCLFTPGFQDLLIRYTNLVRDINEVKCAAVIGDENSNKQIRDLTRTEICISSDENSLIYPLDILNIILAFLIFLIIGKLLYDYWSFKKTGKLPWIVSKIP, encoded by the exons ATgtggttaataataatact GATGATAACATTCGAATCGCGAATGATGTTCTCACGCGCTTCCGCAAAAGATAACGAAACATTAGATTGTCATcgaattaatttgaatattgaATTATCTGAATGCCATTTGAAAGAGATTGGACATCGACTTACATGTTTTGCTGGTATTGACGACAAATGGAAAACGGA GATTGTCGATTTGAGATACAATTATTTGAAGGAGATCGATCTCAAAGGATTTAATGTACCGACGTTGAGCCAAGTTTATCTGTTTG GTAATCCTTTGAAATGCACCGAAAATATCTCCTGGATTCTCGATCTGAGAAATGGATCTTTCGCTGAGAAAATTGTTGATCGAGAAAAGTTACGTTGCTCTGTTCCATACAACGGAAGACCACTCGTACCagttatagaaattattatg ACATTGAAAGACGAATGCAAGAGAACATTATGCGACTGCGAATTGGTTTATGTAGTTGGACGAGGTGGTAAAAGGACATTAAAACAATTAATGGCCTTTGCTTCAGTTAATTGTAGTTATCGTAATTTAAACGAATTGCCAGAATTTTTACCAGCCAATACGACTACTCTACATTTGAATGGAAACAag ATAAAGGATTTGACACCTCTAGTAAAAAATCCAGTCTACAAACAAGTTTTGGATCTTTATCTAGATGACAATTTAGTCGAGTCCATTGTACAATTGGATGGTTCCTATTGGCTCGATCATTTTCGTCTTTTCAGTTTACGTGGAAATAAACTCTCAGAC gtGCCAACTTATGCATTGGAGAATGTTTTGCTTCAAAGTGGTAGTGTAGCAAGATTATATCTTGGCAATAATCCGTGGAGATGCGATTGTCTTTTCACTCCTGGATTTCAG GATCTATTGATTAGGTATACAAATTTAGTTCGAGATATAAACGAGGTCAAGTGTGCAGCTGTCATAGGCGATGAGAATTCAAACAAACAG ATTCGTGACTTGACTCGAACAGAAATTTGTATCTCATCGGACGAAAACTCTTTGATTTATCCATTagacattttaaatattatattggcattcctgatatttttaattattggcAAACTTTTGTACGATTATTGGTCATTCAAAAAAACTGGAAAATTACCCTGGATAGTATCTAAAATACCATGA
- the LOC124431200 gene encoding vitamin K epoxide reductase complex subunit 1-like protein 1 — protein MPVTPESLRNISTGLILLCIIGTILSYYAYIVETTKENNESYEALCDINEHISCSRVLTSEYGKGFGLIPNNSVLYFPNSLYGLGFYLLITGLSILNDHSSVFTIIFLGILSNIASIYLAYILYLLRDICIICISSYIINALILILAFKKLRLLSEIKKSKQKVQ, from the exons atgccTGTTACACCGGAATCACTGCGTAATATTTCAACTGGTTTAATTTTGTTGTGCATCATTGGTACGATATTGTCGTATTATGCTTATATTGTGgaaacaacaaaagaaaataatgaatcttATGAAGCATTATGCGACATTAATGAGCATATAAGTTGTAGCAGAGTATTAACGTCCGA ataTGGTAAAGGATTCGGATTGATACCAAATAATTCTGTACTATACTTTCCAAACAGTTTATATGGTTTaggattttatcttttaataaccGGATTGA gtATATTGAACGATCACTCCAGTGTCTtcacaataatattcttaGGAATTTTATCAAACATTGCTTCCATTTATCTagcttatattttatacttattaagaGATATCTGTATTATTTGCATAAGCAGTTATATCATTAATGCTCTTATCTTAATACTGGCATTTAAAAAGTTACGACTATTATCAGAAATCAAAAAGAGCAAGCAAAAGGTTCaataa
- the LOC124431275 gene encoding protein singed wings 2 isoform X1, with amino-acid sequence MWLIIILMITFESRMMFSRASAKDNETLDCHRINLNIELSECHLKEIGHRLTCFAGIDDKWKTENETVENLVLCNWPNTTFDPQEVLQGFPLLRKFKIANSNLTRLMTPFPEDCQFLEKVNLTHNKLELLPVDVFANLSNLRIVDLRYNYLKEIDLKGFNVPTLSQVYLFGNPLKCTENISWILDLRNGSFAEKIVDREKLRCSVPYNGRPLVPVIEIIMTLKDECKRTLCDCELVYVVGRGGKRTLKQLMAFASVNCSYRNLNELPEFLPANTTTLHLNGNKIKDLTPLVKNPVYKQVLDLYLDDNLVESIVQLDGSYWLDHFRLFSLRGNKLSDVPTYALENVLLQSGSVARLYLGNNPWRCDCLFTPGFQDLLIRYTNLVRDINEVKCAAVIGDENSNKQIRDLTRTEICISSDENSLIYPLDILNIILAFLIFLIIGKLLYDYWSFKKTGKLPWIVSKIP; translated from the exons ATgtggttaataataatact GATGATAACATTCGAATCGCGAATGATGTTCTCACGCGCTTCCGCAAAAGATAACGAAACATTAGATTGTCATcgaattaatttgaatattgaATTATCTGAATGCCATTTGAAAGAGATTGGACATCGACTTACATGTTTTGCTGGTATTGACGACAAATGGAAAACGGA aaATGAAACAGTAGAAAATCTTGTTCTGTGCAATTGGCCAAATACAACTTTCGATCCTCAAGAAGTCTTACAAGGATTTCCATTGTTACGAAAATTTAAAATAGCGAACAGTAATTTGACGAGATTGATGACACCTTTCCCCGAGGATTGTCAATTTCTTGAA AAAGTTAATCTAACTCATAACAAATTGGAACTACTGCCTGTGGATGTCTTTGCAAATCTTTCAAATTTAAGGATTGTCGATTTGAGATACAATTATTTGAAGGAGATCGATCTCAAAGGATTTAATGTACCGACGTTGAGCCAAGTTTATCTGTTTG GTAATCCTTTGAAATGCACCGAAAATATCTCCTGGATTCTCGATCTGAGAAATGGATCTTTCGCTGAGAAAATTGTTGATCGAGAAAAGTTACGTTGCTCTGTTCCATACAACGGAAGACCACTCGTACCagttatagaaattattatg ACATTGAAAGACGAATGCAAGAGAACATTATGCGACTGCGAATTGGTTTATGTAGTTGGACGAGGTGGTAAAAGGACATTAAAACAATTAATGGCCTTTGCTTCAGTTAATTGTAGTTATCGTAATTTAAACGAATTGCCAGAATTTTTACCAGCCAATACGACTACTCTACATTTGAATGGAAACAag ATAAAGGATTTGACACCTCTAGTAAAAAATCCAGTCTACAAACAAGTTTTGGATCTTTATCTAGATGACAATTTAGTCGAGTCCATTGTACAATTGGATGGTTCCTATTGGCTCGATCATTTTCGTCTTTTCAGTTTACGTGGAAATAAACTCTCAGAC gtGCCAACTTATGCATTGGAGAATGTTTTGCTTCAAAGTGGTAGTGTAGCAAGATTATATCTTGGCAATAATCCGTGGAGATGCGATTGTCTTTTCACTCCTGGATTTCAG GATCTATTGATTAGGTATACAAATTTAGTTCGAGATATAAACGAGGTCAAGTGTGCAGCTGTCATAGGCGATGAGAATTCAAACAAACAG ATTCGTGACTTGACTCGAACAGAAATTTGTATCTCATCGGACGAAAACTCTTTGATTTATCCATTagacattttaaatattatattggcattcctgatatttttaattattggcAAACTTTTGTACGATTATTGGTCATTCAAAAAAACTGGAAAATTACCCTGGATAGTATCTAAAATACCATGA
- the LOC124431276 gene encoding uncharacterized protein LOC124431276 isoform X1 — MSEELDNDGTLKSQEFGPPKSLQKMENADILWKMITKRFPNAAPLLCEMEAVIDRADDLLRQLRRPYGRSVEVSSLNNFADSGESDEVISLICDESFPEDAEVFEDVAIMTNTVETQISKSSITTVDTDFDSILSNQPSSLIGQKSNNSKDDLKEEENGKEKNVDECKNEENVQEQIESTSNSKKIFEKIQENEKKHSSGDWNENINVENHSSTINDTEEMEIYKNVEITGIYKRDKIITFSGDENINKRTPWDILEEYANQCNINVDYHCEKNKCNRFVISGKLSEFSATGCGDTEDLAKNNIAKKILQNIADHQMNDKEMKQLLELSREQILEIINFGNDDTIETPLRKVYMLCIKKGGSAPRYITEREYKHQGVKCVAKCIALNHVVEGEGVSRHNAKKAAAEQFYQKYSDNGI; from the exons ATGTCAGAAGAATTGGACAACGACGGGACATTAAAATCTCAAGAATTTGGCCCACCGAAATCGTTACAAAAAATGGAGAATGCAGACATCTTGTGgaaaatgataacaaaaagATTTCCAAATGCTGCGCCACTTCTTTGCGAGATGGAAGCTGTTATTGATCGTGCAGATGATCTTTTACGACAGCTCAGAAGACCTTACGGCAGATCAGTTg aagtATCGAGTTTAAACAATTTCGCGGATTCCGGTGAATCCGACGAagttatttcattgatttgcGATGAATCTTTTCCAGAAGATGCTGAA GTTTTTGAAGATGTAGCAATCATGACGAACACAGTCGAAACACAAATTTCGAAAAGCAGTATCACCACCGTCGATACAGATTTTGACTCCATTTTGTCTAATCAACCGTCTTCCTTGATTGGCCAAAAATCAAATAACTCAAAAGACGatttaaaagaggaagaaaatggaaaggaaa AGAACGTTGACGAatgtaaaaatgaagaaaacgtACAAGAACAAATAGAATCTACGTcgaattcgaaaaaaattttcgaaaaaatccaagagaatgaaaagaaacattcTTCGGGAGATTGGAATGAGAATATAAACGTAGAAAATCATTCTTCTACTATAAACGATACAGAAGAGATGgaaatctataaaaatgttgaaataaCTGGCATAtacaaaagagataaaataataaca TTCTCTGgcgatgaaaatattaataagagaacACCATGGGATATTCTCGAGGAGTATGCTAATCAATGTAACATAAATGTTGATTATCAttgtgagaaaaataaatgcaatCGTTTTGTGATTAGCGGGAAATTATCAGAATTTtctg caACCGGCTGTGGAGATACAGAAGATCTGGCTAAAAACAATATAGCcaaaaaaatattgcaaaatatAGCTGATCATCAGATGAACGACAAAGAGATGAAACAATTGTTGGAATTATCTCGAGAAca gatattggaaataattaattttgggAACGACGATACAATTGAGACGCCTTTACGAAAAGTTTACATgctttgtataaaaaaaggaggatCTGCACCAAGATATATAACCGAAAGGGAATACAAGCATCAAGGTGTGAAGTGTGTAGCTAAATGCATAGCTTTGAATCATGTAGttgaag GAGAAGGAGTGAGCCGTCATAATGCGAAAAAGGCTGCTGCTGaacaattttatcaaaaatattccgATAACGGGATATAA
- the LOC124431276 gene encoding uncharacterized protein LOC124431276 isoform X2, with product MSEELDNDGTLKSQEFGPPKSLQKMENADILWKMITKRFPNAAPLLCEMEAVIDRADDLLRQLRRPYGRSVEDAEVFEDVAIMTNTVETQISKSSITTVDTDFDSILSNQPSSLIGQKSNNSKDDLKEEENGKEKNVDECKNEENVQEQIESTSNSKKIFEKIQENEKKHSSGDWNENINVENHSSTINDTEEMEIYKNVEITGIYKRDKIITFSGDENINKRTPWDILEEYANQCNINVDYHCEKNKCNRFVISGKLSEFSATGCGDTEDLAKNNIAKKILQNIADHQMNDKEMKQLLELSREQILEIINFGNDDTIETPLRKVYMLCIKKGGSAPRYITEREYKHQGVKCVAKCIALNHVVEGEGVSRHNAKKAAAEQFYQKYSDNGI from the exons ATGTCAGAAGAATTGGACAACGACGGGACATTAAAATCTCAAGAATTTGGCCCACCGAAATCGTTACAAAAAATGGAGAATGCAGACATCTTGTGgaaaatgataacaaaaagATTTCCAAATGCTGCGCCACTTCTTTGCGAGATGGAAGCTGTTATTGATCGTGCAGATGATCTTTTACGACAGCTCAGAAGACCTTACGGCAGATCAGTTg AAGATGCTGAA GTTTTTGAAGATGTAGCAATCATGACGAACACAGTCGAAACACAAATTTCGAAAAGCAGTATCACCACCGTCGATACAGATTTTGACTCCATTTTGTCTAATCAACCGTCTTCCTTGATTGGCCAAAAATCAAATAACTCAAAAGACGatttaaaagaggaagaaaatggaaaggaaa AGAACGTTGACGAatgtaaaaatgaagaaaacgtACAAGAACAAATAGAATCTACGTcgaattcgaaaaaaattttcgaaaaaatccaagagaatgaaaagaaacattcTTCGGGAGATTGGAATGAGAATATAAACGTAGAAAATCATTCTTCTACTATAAACGATACAGAAGAGATGgaaatctataaaaatgttgaaataaCTGGCATAtacaaaagagataaaataataaca TTCTCTGgcgatgaaaatattaataagagaacACCATGGGATATTCTCGAGGAGTATGCTAATCAATGTAACATAAATGTTGATTATCAttgtgagaaaaataaatgcaatCGTTTTGTGATTAGCGGGAAATTATCAGAATTTtctg caACCGGCTGTGGAGATACAGAAGATCTGGCTAAAAACAATATAGCcaaaaaaatattgcaaaatatAGCTGATCATCAGATGAACGACAAAGAGATGAAACAATTGTTGGAATTATCTCGAGAAca gatattggaaataattaattttgggAACGACGATACAATTGAGACGCCTTTACGAAAAGTTTACATgctttgtataaaaaaaggaggatCTGCACCAAGATATATAACCGAAAGGGAATACAAGCATCAAGGTGTGAAGTGTGTAGCTAAATGCATAGCTTTGAATCATGTAGttgaag GAGAAGGAGTGAGCCGTCATAATGCGAAAAAGGCTGCTGCTGaacaattttatcaaaaatattccgATAACGGGATATAA